From the Arthrobacter sp. PM3 genome, one window contains:
- a CDS encoding VOC family protein produces the protein PRMHHVAFATHEKHNIIQICDKMGALRISDRIERGPGRHGVSNAFYLYILDPDGHRVEIYTQDYYTGDPDNPTITWDVHDNQRRDWWGNPVVPSWYTEASLVLDLDGNPQPVIERTDASEMAVTVGADGFSYTRPAEGNAAEGFKLGVQV, from the coding sequence CCCCGCATGCACCACGTCGCGTTCGCCACGCACGAGAAGCACAACATCATCCAGATCTGCGACAAGATGGGCGCCCTGCGCATCAGCGACCGGATCGAACGCGGCCCCGGCCGGCACGGCGTGTCCAACGCCTTCTACCTCTACATCCTGGACCCGGACGGCCACCGCGTGGAGATCTACACCCAGGACTACTACACCGGCGACCCGGACAACCCCACCATCACCTGGGACGTCCACGACAACCAGCGCCGCGACTGGTGGGGCAACCCCGTGGTCCCGTCCTGGTACACCGAGGCCTCCCTGGTCCTGGACCTCGACGGCAACCCGCAGCCCGTCATCGAACGCACCGACGCCTCCGAGATGGCCGTCACCGTCGGCGCCGACGGCTTCTCCTACACCCGACCCGCCGAAGGCAACGCAGCCGAAGGCTTCAAACTCGGCGTCCAGGTCTAG
- a CDS encoding NAD-dependent succinate-semialdehyde dehydrogenase, giving the protein MTASPTLSAAVSPDRETSLLASVPTGLLINGKWRDASDGGTLDVHDPATGEVLATLASATSADAVAALDAAVAAQGSWARTPPRVRAEILRRAFDLVTERAEDFALLMTLEMGKPLAEARGEVTYGAEFLRWFSEETVRDYGRYLTTPEGKNKILVQHKPVGPCLLITPWNFPLAMATRKVAPAVAAGCTMVLKPAKLTPLTAQYFAQTMLDAGLPAGVLNVVASASASGVSGPLLADPRLRKVSFTGSTPVGKRLMADAAQNVLRTSMELGGNAPFIVFEDADLDAAVEGAMAAKMRNMGEACTAANRFLVHESVAQEFTRKLAAAMSALTTGRGTEPTTQVGPLIDAGARDDVHTLVSAAVDAGAVALTGGSPVDGPGYFYPPTVLADVPNDAEILRQEIFGPVAPVTEYGLASYLYSRDINRLVRVAEQIEFGMVGFNAGVISNAAAPFGGVKQSGLGREGGSEGIAEYTTTQYIGLADPYAS; this is encoded by the coding sequence ATGACCGCTTCGCCCACTCTCTCCGCCGCGGTTTCACCAGACCGCGAAACTTCCCTGCTTGCGTCGGTGCCTACCGGCTTGTTGATCAACGGCAAGTGGCGGGACGCGTCCGACGGCGGGACGCTCGACGTGCACGACCCCGCCACCGGGGAGGTACTCGCCACGCTCGCTTCCGCCACGAGCGCCGACGCCGTCGCGGCACTGGACGCTGCCGTTGCCGCCCAGGGCTCGTGGGCGAGAACGCCGCCCCGGGTGCGGGCGGAGATCCTTCGCCGGGCCTTTGACCTGGTCACCGAACGCGCCGAGGATTTCGCGCTGTTGATGACCCTGGAAATGGGCAAACCGCTCGCCGAAGCCCGTGGCGAGGTCACCTACGGCGCCGAGTTCCTGCGCTGGTTTTCCGAAGAAACCGTCCGTGACTATGGACGGTACCTCACCACCCCTGAAGGCAAGAACAAAATCCTGGTCCAGCACAAACCCGTCGGTCCTTGCCTGCTCATCACACCATGGAACTTCCCGCTCGCAATGGCCACGCGCAAAGTAGCCCCCGCCGTCGCGGCCGGCTGCACCATGGTCCTCAAACCCGCCAAACTCACACCCCTCACCGCCCAATATTTCGCCCAGACCATGCTCGACGCCGGCCTGCCCGCCGGTGTCCTCAATGTCGTTGCCTCCGCCTCGGCATCCGGGGTCTCCGGTCCTCTGCTGGCCGACCCCCGGCTGCGGAAAGTCTCCTTCACCGGGTCCACGCCCGTTGGTAAACGGTTGATGGCCGACGCCGCCCAAAATGTGCTCCGGACCTCCATGGAACTGGGCGGGAACGCCCCGTTCATCGTGTTCGAGGACGCCGACCTCGATGCCGCCGTCGAAGGGGCCATGGCCGCCAAGATGCGGAACATGGGCGAGGCATGCACCGCCGCCAACCGCTTCCTCGTCCACGAATCCGTCGCTCAGGAGTTCACCCGAAAGCTTGCCGCCGCCATGAGCGCCCTGACCACCGGCCGCGGCACCGAACCGACCACCCAAGTGGGGCCGCTCATCGACGCCGGCGCCCGGGACGACGTGCATACCCTGGTCAGTGCCGCCGTCGACGCCGGAGCAGTTGCACTCACCGGCGGTTCACCGGTCGACGGCCCCGGTTATTTCTACCCACCCACCGTGCTCGCGGACGTACCCAACGACGCCGAGATCCTCCGCCAGGAAATCTTCGGACCTGTCGCACCCGTGACCGAGTACGGACTCGCCTCCTACCTCTACAGCCGCGACATCAACCGTCTCGTGCGCGTTGCTGAACAGATCGAGTTCGGCATGGTGGGTTTCAATGCCGGAGTCATCTCCAATGCGGCAGCCCCGTTTGGGGGTGTAAAGCAATCGGGTCTCGGCCGCGAGGGCGGTTCTGAGGGCATCGCCGAATACACAACCACGCAGTACATCGGCCTAGCCGACCCATACGCGTCCTAA
- a CDS encoding amidohydrolase: protein MKLDLLLRNAHIITMDPVRPAASSLGIWQGRIVGLDGDVEGLEAQTVLDLRGTTVTPGFIDAHCHTTWFGLGLAELDVSGARGLEELYDLLRGAGSDGEDWLFATGFSQTQHDGLFPDIAELDRITGARPLFMRHNSGHMAVVNTAALRLAGAESPSFPDPDGGAIVRDASGRPTGLVQETAQELIQQLILPYSLEDIEAALERATRHYASEGITSFTEAGVGGGWIGHSPAELSAYQRAAAKGKLHARAQVMPVLDVLHALGGHAADSAGAVPAGLDLGISSGFGNELLSLGPAKVFLDGSLLGETAAVSYEFCSHGHKDNSGNVGYFQADPAQLRGRIEAAYAAGWSIAAHAIGDRAIDLAVDIITNCQATHGLRTIPNRIEHASMTRPDQLARLANAGIAVTPQASFFRDGGDGMTNSLGPDRLSWAYRAASFLEAGVTLAGSSDRPVADGNVLRAMQAFVDRHTASGAIFGNPAERLTPLQALAAYTSGAAEATGTSGDKGSLTPGKLADFTVLSASPLDAPDISELRVLGTAVGGRFTYQSTEFHAALSSESPFASHRS from the coding sequence ATGAAACTCGACCTTCTGTTGCGCAATGCGCACATCATCACCATGGACCCGGTCCGCCCTGCGGCCAGTTCCCTGGGTATCTGGCAAGGCCGCATCGTGGGCCTCGACGGGGACGTCGAGGGCCTGGAGGCCCAAACGGTTCTCGACCTCCGCGGCACCACTGTGACGCCCGGATTCATCGATGCCCACTGCCACACCACGTGGTTCGGGCTCGGGCTTGCGGAACTGGACGTCTCCGGTGCCCGCGGACTGGAGGAGCTGTATGACCTTCTCCGCGGTGCGGGCTCCGACGGCGAGGACTGGCTTTTCGCCACCGGCTTCAGCCAGACACAGCATGACGGCCTGTTCCCGGACATCGCAGAGCTCGACCGCATCACGGGAGCCCGGCCGCTTTTCATGCGCCACAACTCCGGGCATATGGCCGTGGTCAATACAGCCGCACTGCGGCTGGCTGGTGCGGAGTCGCCGTCGTTCCCCGACCCCGACGGCGGAGCGATAGTCCGCGACGCATCGGGACGTCCCACAGGCCTCGTCCAGGAGACGGCGCAGGAACTGATCCAGCAGCTGATCCTGCCCTATTCGCTGGAAGATATCGAGGCCGCGCTGGAGCGGGCCACCCGCCACTACGCCTCCGAGGGGATCACGAGTTTCACCGAAGCCGGGGTCGGCGGCGGGTGGATCGGGCACAGTCCTGCCGAGCTCTCCGCGTACCAGCGGGCGGCTGCCAAGGGAAAGCTCCATGCCCGGGCTCAGGTCATGCCCGTGCTCGACGTCCTGCACGCGCTGGGCGGGCATGCCGCAGACAGTGCCGGAGCGGTCCCGGCCGGCCTGGACCTCGGCATCAGCAGCGGGTTCGGGAATGAGCTCCTGTCACTTGGACCGGCCAAGGTGTTCCTGGATGGTTCGCTGCTGGGCGAGACGGCGGCCGTCAGCTATGAGTTCTGCAGCCACGGACACAAGGACAACTCCGGAAACGTCGGCTACTTCCAAGCGGACCCCGCCCAGCTGCGGGGGCGCATCGAAGCGGCCTACGCAGCCGGATGGTCCATCGCTGCCCACGCCATCGGTGACCGCGCGATCGACCTCGCGGTGGACATCATCACCAACTGCCAGGCAACACACGGCCTACGCACAATCCCCAACAGGATCGAACACGCATCCATGACGCGCCCCGATCAGCTGGCCAGGCTCGCGAACGCAGGAATTGCCGTGACCCCGCAGGCCAGCTTCTTCCGTGACGGAGGCGACGGCATGACCAACTCCCTGGGGCCGGACCGGCTCTCCTGGGCCTACCGCGCCGCGAGCTTCCTCGAAGCCGGGGTCACCCTTGCCGGCAGCTCCGACCGGCCCGTGGCCGACGGGAATGTCCTCCGCGCGATGCAGGCGTTCGTGGACCGGCACACGGCGTCCGGCGCCATTTTCGGCAATCCGGCCGAGCGGCTCACCCCGCTGCAGGCACTTGCCGCCTATACCAGCGGTGCTGCGGAGGCGACCGGGACATCCGGCGACAAGGGCTCGCTGACGCCCGGCAAACTCGCGGACTTCACCGTCCTCTCCGCCTCTCCGTTAGACGCGCCGGACATCAGCGAATTGCGCGTCCTGGGCACCGCCGTCGGCGGCCGCTTCACCTATCAGTCAACCGAGTTCCACGCAGCACTCTCTTCGGAGAGTCCGTTCGCGTCCCACCGCTCTTAA
- a CDS encoding amidohydrolase, giving the protein MNPDVIILADTIHTMDSGAADSPGPQAVAVRDGVIAAVGSRSDAESWPAAEVIDFGASVLTPGLVDCHMHPVLGLELTRGCDLSGAGDLAGVRALLRAEAATTPPGDWVRGWGLDPNVFGTAAPTRELIDDAAAGRPCLLRLFDGHSALASSRALEIAGITEPRTFEQASEVVCDGSGRPTGLLLEAAAVELVAQVMPAESFDERKARLADLLQQFARSGLTGAHVMDCGEGSLELYRALEDDLDGGLPLRLRISPWCMPGSGEDDWHRLAEQIGLGGKRWGVAGIKLFVDGTVDNGTAWLFEPDTYGESEAPFWPRPEEYAAAVRYFAGRGIPTATHAIGDAGVAAVLDAFESLPPATRSAAPEAVHRIEHLETVPDALIGRFSRSGLVASMQPTHCTHYSRADHTDNWSTRLGTDRANNAWRCADLRTAGGTLGLGSDWPIAPFEPLPILADAQLRRRAGHRGEQPIVPGQALTARQALEGYTSHAAKAAGEWAHSGSITVGKRADFTVFDVDPLSVAPDDLAAAQALATFVDGQVQHLAVGSLG; this is encoded by the coding sequence ATGAATCCTGATGTAATCATCCTCGCCGATACCATCCACACCATGGACAGCGGGGCCGCCGACAGCCCTGGACCGCAGGCGGTGGCGGTCCGGGACGGCGTGATTGCCGCCGTCGGGAGCCGCTCCGACGCCGAATCCTGGCCGGCAGCTGAAGTCATCGACTTCGGCGCATCGGTGCTGACCCCCGGCCTGGTGGACTGCCACATGCACCCTGTGTTGGGACTGGAACTGACACGCGGCTGCGACTTGTCCGGCGCCGGGGACCTTGCCGGGGTGCGCGCACTGCTGCGCGCCGAAGCCGCGACAACGCCCCCTGGGGATTGGGTGCGGGGCTGGGGCCTGGACCCCAACGTGTTCGGAACCGCGGCCCCTACACGCGAGCTGATTGACGATGCCGCCGCTGGCAGGCCGTGCCTGCTCCGGCTCTTCGACGGGCATTCCGCGCTGGCCAGTTCCCGCGCCCTCGAGATCGCCGGGATCACCGAGCCGCGGACCTTCGAACAGGCCTCCGAGGTGGTGTGCGACGGCAGCGGCAGGCCCACGGGGCTCCTGCTGGAGGCCGCCGCCGTCGAACTCGTTGCGCAGGTGATGCCGGCGGAGTCCTTCGACGAGCGGAAGGCGAGGCTTGCGGACCTCCTCCAACAGTTTGCGCGGTCCGGGCTGACAGGTGCCCATGTCATGGACTGCGGGGAGGGTTCACTGGAACTCTACCGCGCCCTCGAAGATGACCTGGACGGCGGCCTCCCGCTGCGCCTGCGGATCTCGCCATGGTGCATGCCCGGCAGCGGCGAGGACGACTGGCACCGACTTGCGGAACAGATCGGGCTGGGCGGAAAGCGCTGGGGGGTGGCCGGCATCAAGCTGTTCGTTGACGGGACGGTGGACAACGGCACGGCCTGGCTGTTTGAGCCCGACACCTACGGGGAATCGGAGGCCCCCTTCTGGCCGCGCCCTGAGGAGTACGCGGCGGCGGTGCGCTACTTCGCCGGCCGCGGCATTCCCACCGCTACCCACGCGATCGGCGACGCCGGCGTGGCGGCCGTTCTGGACGCTTTCGAGTCTCTGCCTCCCGCAACGCGGTCAGCGGCGCCGGAGGCCGTGCACCGGATCGAACACCTCGAAACCGTCCCGGACGCCCTCATCGGGCGGTTCTCACGCTCGGGGCTGGTGGCCAGCATGCAGCCGACGCACTGCACCCACTACTCCCGCGCCGACCATACCGACAACTGGTCCACCCGGCTCGGAACGGACCGGGCGAACAACGCCTGGCGGTGCGCGGATCTCCGTACGGCCGGAGGCACCCTGGGGCTGGGCTCCGACTGGCCGATTGCCCCGTTCGAACCGCTGCCCATCCTGGCGGACGCGCAACTACGACGGCGGGCAGGCCACCGGGGCGAACAGCCGATCGTTCCGGGTCAGGCCCTCACGGCACGGCAGGCGCTGGAAGGCTACACCTCCCACGCCGCCAAGGCCGCGGGAGAGTGGGCCCATTCCGGGTCGATCACCGTAGGCAAGCGTGCGGATTTCACGGTGTTCGACGTCGACCCGTTGTCGGTTGCCCCGGACGACCTCGCTGCCGCGCAGGCACTGGCCACATTCGTGGACGGGCAGGTCCAGCACCTGGCGGTGGGGTCGCTCGGGTAG
- a CDS encoding APC family permease: protein MPETQTRPPKSSADGTLKRNALGTGGIAFLVISAAAPLTVMAGVAPVAIGVGGIGAPAGYLLAGIVLTLFAIGFMAMTRHVKASGGFYTYISLAMGKTAGLASAILAIVSYNCLQIGVYGLFAVQTHDMFKVLFGLEVPWPAIALAAVAAVWFLGYRGIDVGAKVLGVLLVAETGILAVMGAGILGSGGAHGISLGSFSPDQAFGPGVLAILGICFAAFMGFESTVLYRSEARNPDKSVPRAMYIAVGFMSVFYAFIVWTVVQAFGEDRAVEAAGELAGGMFFQTINHYVGPWAEVVMYLLIVTSVYASQLAFHNAINRYVYMLARDGVLPAFLGRTHRRFQSPHRAGQLQTVLAAVVITVCALLGADPYQQLLIWVNTPGIFGIVGLQGLVSVAAFLYLRRNPAAATHKLMVPLSLASAILLFGVVLLIGLNIELLTFADTLTNTILILVTPLVFIAGLLAARWVRRNRPGTFAQIGSFETHES, encoded by the coding sequence GTGCCGGAAACCCAAACCAGACCACCAAAGTCGTCCGCAGACGGCACCCTCAAGCGCAATGCCCTGGGTACAGGCGGCATTGCCTTCCTCGTCATCTCGGCAGCAGCTCCGCTCACCGTCATGGCCGGGGTGGCGCCGGTAGCCATCGGCGTGGGCGGTATCGGCGCCCCGGCAGGCTACCTGCTGGCAGGCATCGTGCTCACCCTCTTCGCCATCGGCTTCATGGCGATGACCCGTCATGTGAAAGCATCCGGCGGGTTCTACACCTACATTTCGCTCGCCATGGGCAAGACCGCGGGCCTGGCCTCCGCCATCCTGGCGATCGTCTCCTACAATTGCCTCCAGATCGGCGTCTACGGCCTCTTCGCCGTCCAGACCCACGACATGTTCAAGGTGCTCTTCGGGCTCGAAGTACCTTGGCCCGCAATCGCGCTGGCCGCCGTCGCAGCCGTGTGGTTCCTCGGATACCGGGGCATAGACGTCGGGGCGAAGGTCCTCGGCGTCCTTCTGGTGGCCGAGACGGGCATCCTCGCCGTGATGGGAGCGGGCATCCTTGGCAGCGGCGGAGCGCACGGGATCAGCCTGGGCTCCTTCAGCCCGGACCAGGCGTTCGGACCCGGCGTGCTGGCGATCCTTGGCATCTGTTTTGCCGCCTTCATGGGCTTCGAGTCCACGGTGCTGTACCGCTCCGAAGCCCGCAACCCGGACAAGTCCGTGCCGCGGGCCATGTACATCGCCGTCGGCTTCATGTCTGTCTTCTACGCCTTCATTGTCTGGACCGTGGTCCAGGCCTTCGGCGAAGACCGCGCCGTGGAAGCCGCCGGTGAACTGGCCGGCGGGATGTTCTTCCAGACCATCAACCACTACGTGGGCCCGTGGGCCGAAGTGGTCATGTATCTCCTGATCGTCACCAGCGTCTACGCGTCGCAGCTGGCCTTCCACAACGCGATCAACCGCTACGTGTACATGCTGGCCCGCGACGGCGTGCTCCCGGCCTTCCTCGGCCGGACCCACCGCCGGTTCCAGTCCCCGCACCGGGCCGGCCAGCTGCAGACAGTCCTGGCCGCCGTCGTGATCACCGTTTGCGCCCTGCTGGGCGCCGACCCCTACCAGCAGCTGCTGATCTGGGTGAACACGCCGGGCATCTTCGGCATCGTGGGGCTCCAGGGCCTGGTTTCGGTTGCGGCTTTCCTGTACCTGCGCCGGAATCCCGCGGCGGCGACGCACAAGCTCATGGTCCCGCTCAGCCTCGCCTCGGCCATCCTGCTCTTCGGCGTGGTGCTGCTGATCGGCCTGAACATCGAACTGCTCACATTCGCTGACACGCTGACCAACACGATCCTCATCCTGGTGACGCCCCTCGTCTTCATCGCCGGACTCCTGGCCGCCCGCTGGGTGCGCCGCAACCGTCCCGGTACCTTCGCACAGATTGGAAGCTTCGAAACCCATGAATCCTGA
- a CDS encoding CdaR family transcriptional regulator, producing MHKTEDEESPRWYELLDLLETRVDSLTEKFIARLWQMDDYRESGVGTEEIADTARETFHRLVHALKNRPGAVVGDDGGLSVQLGAKRARAGIPAEALITAVRLDFALLWAELLDIATPADAPMLTSKVEQVWRIVDEFAARTHTSYLDERVRMAQEESSLQHEFIARLFSVVTPSAETAAQVADALGLSASGQFGLAAASGQAASRLRAVHSATSARLGRRLFLRESGDMAYVFWPVPEHPEAGALLSVVPPALATVPCGVAMANGLRALPAAARTASSLAALLSPTDMGPLSADLAWPRLAKRQLQEAGLDLSEEIDEALQHCRGVERERLIEAVHHFLRSGNVSLTAEQLFCHRNTVLNRLSRFRELTGIDPAVPDQAARLVVAWA from the coding sequence ATGCACAAAACCGAAGACGAAGAGTCCCCACGGTGGTACGAGCTGTTGGACCTGTTGGAGACCAGGGTCGACAGCCTCACCGAGAAATTCATCGCACGGCTGTGGCAGATGGACGACTACCGGGAATCCGGTGTCGGAACCGAGGAGATTGCGGACACCGCGCGTGAAACATTCCACCGTTTGGTGCATGCGCTGAAGAACCGGCCCGGAGCGGTAGTCGGTGACGATGGGGGTTTGTCGGTCCAGCTCGGAGCCAAGCGCGCCCGGGCCGGAATACCCGCCGAGGCGCTGATCACTGCGGTGAGGCTGGATTTCGCCCTGCTATGGGCGGAGCTGCTCGATATCGCCACTCCCGCGGATGCTCCGATGCTGACGTCGAAGGTGGAGCAAGTTTGGCGGATCGTCGACGAATTCGCGGCCCGCACGCACACCAGCTACCTCGACGAGCGCGTACGCATGGCACAGGAGGAGTCAAGCCTTCAGCACGAATTTATCGCGCGGCTTTTCAGTGTCGTCACACCGTCTGCGGAAACGGCGGCCCAAGTAGCCGACGCGTTGGGTCTCTCGGCGTCGGGCCAGTTCGGCCTCGCTGCTGCCAGCGGACAAGCCGCTTCCCGGCTGCGCGCTGTCCACAGCGCAACATCGGCCCGCCTTGGCCGCAGGCTCTTTCTGCGCGAATCCGGTGACATGGCCTACGTTTTTTGGCCCGTCCCGGAGCACCCTGAAGCGGGGGCGCTCCTCTCCGTGGTGCCACCGGCGCTGGCCACTGTTCCCTGTGGGGTGGCGATGGCCAACGGACTGCGCGCGTTGCCGGCAGCAGCACGGACCGCTTCAAGCCTGGCTGCCCTCCTGAGCCCAACGGATATGGGCCCGCTGTCAGCAGATCTCGCCTGGCCGCGGCTTGCCAAACGGCAACTTCAGGAAGCCGGGCTGGACCTCTCGGAGGAAATTGATGAAGCCCTGCAACACTGCCGCGGCGTCGAACGCGAGAGGCTCATCGAGGCAGTGCACCATTTTCTCCGGTCAGGGAACGTTTCCCTAACGGCCGAGCAGCTTTTCTGTCATCGCAACACGGTCCTCAACAGGCTCAGCCGTTTCCGGGAACTCACAGGCATCGACCCCGCGGTTCCCGATCAGGCGGCACGGCTCGTAGTGGCGTGGGCTTAG
- a CDS encoding 4a-hydroxytetrahydrobiopterin dehydratase — protein MTDAQRKLSAAELAEAGLTGWRLTGEALTATFRTRKFSTGLELVNRIGASAEEANHHPDLTLTYPEVGVTLSSHDVGGITSRDIDLARTISGHAADLGVAAAD, from the coding sequence ATGACTGATGCCCAGCGGAAACTGTCCGCCGCCGAGCTCGCCGAGGCCGGGCTCACCGGCTGGCGCCTGACCGGCGAGGCCCTCACCGCCACCTTCAGGACCCGGAAGTTCTCCACCGGGCTGGAGCTCGTGAACCGCATCGGCGCCTCCGCCGAGGAGGCCAACCACCACCCCGACCTCACGCTCACCTACCCCGAGGTCGGCGTCACGCTCTCGAGCCACGATGTCGGCGGGATCACCAGCCGCGACATCGACCTGGCCCGCACCATCAGCGGCCACGCCGCGGACCTCGGGGTCGCCGCCGCGGACTGA
- a CDS encoding M20 family metallo-hydrolase — protein sequence MTTTTTFTARDTAFVQDFRTMSAFGATGNGGVDRQAATVPDGEQRHWLTGLLEERGFTVKFDRAGNQWGLYEAVPGAPFVVVGSHMDSQPTAGRYDGAYGVLAAAHAAFRLADRWKRGAEAPKFNLAVVNWFNEEGSRFKPSMMGSSVYTGKLALEDALNTEDPAGITVRDALDAIGCRGDYEGPEAAYCAEIHIEQGRNMEREGITIGLVRSNWAANKYEFAVHGEQAHTGSTVIADRKDALLGASMLVVAARELADRFPGALHTSVGQLNVYPNSPVVVPSRVNLLLDLRSADEAVLAQADTLLHERIAEIERAANVSVEKHHSHSWAVTPYQPEGVELAAKVAADLGLSNREVMTLAGHDSTNMKDLVPTVMLFVPSVDGISHNEHEYTTDEDIVAGLTMLTEVVSRLCDGALEK from the coding sequence ATGACAACCACCACCACTTTCACCGCCCGGGACACCGCCTTCGTGCAGGACTTCCGGACCATGAGCGCGTTCGGCGCCACCGGGAACGGCGGGGTGGACCGCCAAGCGGCCACCGTCCCCGACGGCGAACAGCGCCACTGGCTCACGGGCCTCCTCGAAGAGCGCGGCTTCACGGTGAAGTTCGATCGCGCGGGCAACCAGTGGGGCCTCTACGAGGCCGTGCCCGGCGCGCCCTTCGTGGTGGTCGGCTCGCACATGGATTCACAACCGACGGCGGGACGTTACGACGGCGCATACGGCGTCCTCGCTGCCGCCCACGCCGCGTTCCGCTTGGCGGACCGCTGGAAGCGCGGCGCGGAGGCACCCAAGTTCAACCTCGCCGTCGTCAACTGGTTCAACGAGGAAGGCAGCCGCTTCAAGCCGTCCATGATGGGCTCCTCTGTCTACACCGGCAAGCTGGCCCTCGAAGACGCGCTGAACACCGAAGACCCGGCCGGAATCACGGTACGGGACGCCCTGGACGCGATCGGCTGCCGCGGCGACTACGAAGGACCGGAAGCTGCGTACTGTGCAGAGATCCACATCGAGCAAGGCCGCAATATGGAACGCGAAGGCATCACCATCGGCCTGGTGAGGTCCAATTGGGCTGCCAATAAGTACGAATTCGCGGTCCACGGCGAGCAGGCCCACACCGGGTCCACGGTCATCGCCGACCGCAAGGACGCACTCCTGGGAGCTTCCATGCTGGTGGTCGCAGCCCGCGAACTCGCGGACCGTTTCCCGGGAGCGCTACATACGTCCGTGGGCCAGCTCAACGTGTACCCGAACTCGCCGGTGGTGGTGCCGTCACGCGTCAACCTGCTGCTCGATCTGCGCAGCGCCGATGAGGCCGTGCTGGCCCAGGCCGACACCCTCCTCCACGAACGGATCGCGGAGATCGAACGGGCAGCCAACGTCTCCGTGGAGAAGCACCACTCCCACTCCTGGGCTGTGACTCCGTACCAGCCCGAAGGCGTGGAACTCGCGGCCAAGGTCGCCGCCGACCTCGGGCTGTCCAACAGGGAAGTCATGACGCTCGCCGGGCACGACTCCACCAACATGAAGGATCTCGTCCCCACCGTGATGCTCTTCGTGCCCAGCGTGGATGGAATCTCCCACAACGAACACGAATACACGACGGACGAGGACATCGTCGCGGGGCTGACCATGCTCACTGAGGTTGTCAGCCGGCTTTGCGATGGGGCGTTGGAGAAGTAG
- a CDS encoding CsbD family protein → MGLGDKIHNAAEKLHGKGQEAAGKATGNDRLKAEGKGHQIKADLKQAGEKVKDAFKKH, encoded by the coding sequence ATGGGCTTGGGTGACAAGATCCACAACGCCGCCGAGAAACTCCACGGCAAGGGCCAGGAAGCCGCCGGAAAAGCCACCGGCAACGACCGGCTGAAGGCCGAGGGCAAAGGCCACCAGATCAAAGCCGACCTGAAGCAGGCCGGCGAAAAAGTCAAAGACGCCTTCAAAAAACACTGA
- a CDS encoding TetR/AcrR family transcriptional regulator: MGRPLLPLISVEALTTAALELVDESGDFSFPKLAKRIGVSQSSIYNHVSGRDQILELLRHRIITEEPYPAVNHSDWEAALRVLIRAYRDAFARHPRLAPLLVLQSITDPAVIGLYEDLALALEGAGFRGRDVVAAISTIDSFALGAALDLAAPEVVWDPPAEGYPTLKRALGNAGPAEERGGHAFDFGLEVIIGGLRAKLAG, translated from the coding sequence ATGGGGCGCCCGCTCCTCCCGCTGATATCCGTGGAGGCCCTGACCACGGCCGCCCTTGAGCTGGTTGATGAGAGCGGCGATTTCAGCTTCCCGAAACTGGCGAAGAGGATCGGCGTAAGCCAGTCCTCCATCTACAACCACGTCAGCGGCCGGGACCAGATCCTCGAACTGCTGCGCCACCGGATCATCACCGAAGAGCCGTACCCGGCCGTTAACCACAGCGACTGGGAAGCGGCCCTAAGGGTCCTGATCCGCGCCTACCGGGACGCGTTTGCCCGCCACCCGCGGCTGGCGCCGCTGCTGGTGCTGCAGTCCATCACCGATCCGGCGGTCATTGGCCTGTACGAGGACCTCGCGCTGGCCCTCGAGGGCGCAGGGTTCCGGGGACGGGACGTGGTGGCGGCCATCTCCACGATCGACAGCTTCGCCCTCGGCGCAGCCCTGGATCTGGCGGCCCCGGAAGTTGTCTGGGACCCGCCGGCGGAGGGCTACCCCACGCTCAAGCGCGCCCTTGGCAATGCCGGGCCGGCGGAGGAGAGAGGCGGGCATGCCTTCGATTTTGGCCTGGAGGTGATCATCGGCGGGCTCCGGGCCAAGCTGGCCGGATAG
- a CDS encoding transposase, which produces RRHRPMVERSIAWLTRGNRRVPHRGTSRNNAWLQLRIAGLNLRRLLKLGLTSEHGSWAIA; this is translated from the coding sequence ACCGCAGGCACCGGCCCATGGTCGAACGGTCCATCGCCTGGCTCACCCGGGGCAACCGGCGCGTTCCCCATCGCGGCACCAGCCGAAACAACGCCTGGCTGCAGCTACGGATCGCCGGGCTGAACCTCCGCAGGCTCCTGAAGCTCGGACTCACCAGCGAACACGGATCCTGGGCCATCGCGTGA